A single Triticum dicoccoides isolate Atlit2015 ecotype Zavitan chromosome 2A, WEW_v2.0, whole genome shotgun sequence DNA region contains:
- the LOC119354480 gene encoding photosystem I reaction center subunit psaK, chloroplastic-like has product MASQLSAMTSVPQFHGLRSYSSPRSIATLPSLRKRSQGIRCDYIGSSTNIIMVTTTTLMLFAGRFGLAPSANRKATAGLKLEARESGLQTGDPAGFTLADTLACGSFGHILGVGIVLGLKNTGVLDQIIG; this is encoded by the exons ATGGCCTCCCAGCTCTCCGCCATGACCTCCGTGCCGCAGTTCCACGGCCTCAGGAGCTACTCCTCGCCCAGGTCCATAGCCACGCTGCCGTCCTTGAGGAAGAGGTCCCAGGGCATCCGCTGCGACTACATCGGCTCCTCCACCAACATC ATCATGGTGACGACGACGACCCTGATGCTGTTCGCCGGGCGGTTCGGGCTGGCGCCGTCGGCGAACAGGAAGGCTACGGCGGGGCTCAAGTTGGAGGCGCGCGAGTCCGGGCTGCAGACGGGCGACCCGGCCGGCTTCACGCTCGCCGACACGCTCGCATGCGGCTCCTTCGGCCACATCTTGGGCGTCGGCATCGTGCTCGGCCTCAAGAACACCGGCGTCCTCGACCAGATCATCGGCTAG